The Sparus aurata chromosome 15, fSpaAur1.1, whole genome shotgun sequence genomic interval CCTTTGTTTATACACCGGTTGTTAAAGGATGACAGTCAACACGCGCAGACCTCTAATCTGTGCGCTGTACAGTGGGTATTTGAGGGGATCAGTTGTGTGCGACTGCATATTTCTGCAGAGAGACATTATTTCTTCCCTCAATTCCTCCTGGCAGAGATCTGAgtgtttgacctttttaaaatgcaaagcGATTCTTCTACTCCAGAGAGCGAACGGGAGGCTCATGATTGTGCCACTAAATTTGAGGGACTTAATGCAGTAACTCACAGTGAGGGAGAGCTGTTCCGCACCTGCTGAAGTCGAGACTTGGTTACGGGGATACAATAACATCTCCAAGGGTTATGTTAATCTTTAAAGACGGGTTATTCTTATGCTGCTCCACTCTTTACCTCATTTGAATGAATATTTCACTGCAACCTTGAATCAGTCTCTCATGCTCAAATCACCTTATTGCATAGCAGTGCTTTTTGCCTGGTCCTGCATGCGTACCGCAACACCAACCTCTTGTGCACGACAGTCTTTAAAATCCAAATAAACCGTCTTTAATCTTTTTTCATTCACAAATAATTAGTTACCCTCCAAAATAACCTTCAGTAAATCTCAATGGAAGACCCGGCTACTACCACTGACCTCCCCTGTGATTGTTACACATCGTTTGCTATCTTTCTTCCTTGTCTTGAAAAAAGTGCAGCTGATTTAACTTCACCACCAGAGCACTTGTGATTATCAGCAGCTAAAAAGGGGGAGATTGTGTTAAATTTGGAATTTAACGACATGTGACAAAAGCTACGTATGGGATGTTGTAATGAGCAGCTCATGGGAGTGTAATTTACATTTACTAATAGTGATTGTTGAGAGCTTCCCATTGTACTGTATGTACCACCTCCACTGAAAGTGTGCACACAGTGCCGCCACCGAATGTCTTTTAACGTCGCCTTTCAGAGATGGCATAATATGATTCAAACAAAGCCACACAACACCACTCTGACCGCACTCACATCTAATTATATTCCACCACGTTCAGGCCTCTGACACTTTTCAGAGCAGCCTTTAAAAGACATTCACTGGCTTATATTTATGCCTCCAACAGAATGCAAATGAGGCAGATTTACCCCCTTTGACTGGAGAATAAGTGTGAAAAACAGTTAATTAGAATTGTTGTGAGGTCTCGGGATGTTTTTGCATCCTCCTGcagcaggaaataaaataaaaaaaaactgtgaatgtTTCTCTGAGATGTTAAGGCTTTCAAGGCTGACCGCATAAACTGTAGATATGGGATGTAACGGAGCTGAAAGCAGGAAGTCATACagtcacacatgaaaacaacagtAGCCTCTCCGATGCGAGCGCAGAAAATACCGACAGAAGGAAAAAGAATCGAGGCTTAAATTGCCTGAAGTGTGACTTTGTTTCTGTTGCAGTTGTCTCTTCACttgttgacacatttttcatcaGGTTCCTGAAATAAAAATTCCTTTGGACAGGGACGACGGAGGTCAGTCATAGTTGGTGGTGCTGGGAAGTCAGTCTGTATAATGACGTCGTAGTACATGGTGCTCAACATTCAACACCCGCCGTCATTgcttaaacatattttttcctcCGTTTTGCTGTGATAACAAGATTAATTTTCGTTTTCATTAAAAAACGAGCTTTGTTATCCCAAAATAATGTGATACATTATTGCATTATCACAAGAAATCAAAAGATGCTCTCTTTTAATCCTTGCACCTTAATATCTATTAGCTCAGCACACCATGCCAGCATACATACATGACATCTTAACAAGTAGAGCAACTGATTTAAGTGGAAAATGTCAGATCAAGGAGAAcccattattaattatttaatatGTGTATGTAAAGGTCCCCTTCTGTGAATGTTAATTCCCTTTCTTGTGATtaattatctcgttatctcgagtaaacaacatttattttcagtgataATGACATAAGCAACTcttgaaaacaaatacaatttaacaattttctttctttgtgtaaaaaacgGGAGTTTCATAGAACACATTCACACGGTAGCCATTTTCCTCAGACATCATGCTCAGTGTGGGAAACTCAAATATCGTGCTAATATCTTCCAGATTGCTAGTCCTATAAACAGGAAATCTGACAAAGGAAAATCCAAAGGGACACTGGGCCATATTGTGACGTTAAACAACAGATTACATAACTATGGCTTCTGTAAGACAACATATGTTAGCATTagaccacttcctagctaacattaccatCTGATAGTGTTTTATGATACGATGGAAAAGCATGAACTAATTCTAAAATATGGACACACATCTTGGACAAATTTTTTCAAGCCTGGGAGCGAAATGCATtggatgtaatcaaacaatAATGTTCGCTAGGCAGTGgctgcatgctaacattaggTAATGGGTtctcaaatatgttgttttacttttaaatatGGCCTGATATTTTTTACTAACCATCATATTTTCAGTTGCAATTGGTAGCTGATGAAATGACAACTACGTTTAAAGGACTTGCAAACTTGCAAACAGCAGCGCAAAAATGATCCTAGCATtggagcttcccaccctgagtgtgACGTCAGAGGTAAAATGGCTGCtatgtgaatatggtctatagaggagaggagcaaactactttatatacttcataaacttaagaaagaatcatCAGTTTTTATATCATGCTGACAATCAATTGACGGATTATGTAATGTCTTTTTTGTggggtgctgcagccccctcagcacCTGTTCTCTCCCTGTGCCCGTGCCTCTGGGTCGAGCAGCAGAGTCGGTGTAAAAGAGCAGATTCTGTGGGGTGTGTGGTCCGGCTCCTGATCCACAAATTGGGATGGATTTATCCATTTTGCCTAATGAGATTAAAATGCTGTGATGCCGAGGTTGTGAAGGAGCACACTAGATGAAAGTAAGAGGAGGAGCCTTGTAAGTAGTGATGAAATACTCGGTAATATTGTACAAATGTGGCGAGCCAAACTGAGCCAAAAAGCCTGTTTTCTGAGCCGAGCATAGAGGTGTCCGCACTCATCGCCTCGAGGTCGTCTCCGCCATTGTTGCCTCTCACTCGAAATGTATAACAAAACCCAACACAAGAGAGGGAATCCAAAAGGTTCTGCTTCTGAATACGACATTTAGCACAAATGTCCCTTTCAATCACATGCACAACAGCTATGCATTCAAACTGACACACCATTTTCCCTAATATTAACTGTGCATGATACATTCATCCTTGTATAAACTATTTTCTTGTTCTCTCCTGGGTGGGATACTTGAACAGACTGCAGCTTGTAGGTCTTTGTTTACAACCAGCCTAATGTAATTATACTCACCACCTACACACAAATTAGCATGCACACTGTGTCggaggttttaaaaaaaaaaaaatacagggtGGAATGTGATTTAGTGCGCGGATAGGTCTGATCTTCTGAGGCAGTGTTCCTGCGGCGCTGCTCGGTGCCCCGATACCGGCTTGGCGGACCTCGCAGCTGCCAGCCGAGGGAAGCGGGTCCTGGGTATACCGCCATTtaaacacacatgtacagtccaaagacacacaaatacacacccaCAGAGCTTCCGAGCTGAGCTATAGCGCGGGAGCTCTTATCTGCTCTGACCAAACTCCTCGAGTGATGGGAATGTTCTCAGGATGTTATCTTGTCCTCTGTGGAAATGAGATAGCCAGCCACCTTTATCACCACCCTCAGACTCTGGAGGGCCCCCTGACCATTACTGGAACAAGGACCACAAGGCTGCCAGGGGATACTAACCAACTGGCTGCCTGAAGAAAGAAcggaagaaggaaagaaagaaagaaagaaagaaagaaagaaagaaagaaagaaagagactgCCAGTGAATTGTAAGTTCTGCAAGTGGAATGACTGACAGGAGATTGGACTGAGACTTACGGTTTTGGTAGTTAACCAAGCCAAGGGAGTCAACTTGGAGGACAGTTTTGAACTTTGTAGTCGCTATTTTGGACAGGATGCAAGATGAAAACACGAGGAAAAGTCATACTGTGAGCTTCGACGccttattaaaaaaagatttaagaagagagagaaggaaaatctaaaagaaaaagatcggggggggggggaagctaGACATTACTTATAATTGGCGAAAGAATAAACAGAGGAATCTTTGATATATGTGATTTAACGGCGGCGTCTCCATGGCAACTCTCTTTTCAAGTCACTTCTTTAATGAATAGGTAATGGACAAAAAAGTACGCAAGACGCACAAGTCCATAACGTCAAGACTGACGTGTGTGAGAAAGGGgaagcgaaaaaaaaaagtcgaatTTGTTTGACAAAAAGTGAATTTGCTGTGCACACAACAGGGTATGTCAAAACAGCACAGCAGCctttttttgaaaagaaaacacacttacacacacacacacacacacaaatacacatacaaTGTAGCACGGCAACGCAAATCTTCCTTCTGTTGCTGTCATTTTGACTGTCTGGCAAATCCACCTCTTGttttcaaagcattttttttttctctccctctaaCAGGTGCAAAACCTCTCAACTCAACACATCAAAGAGACACATGCACCTGCGAATAAATCACAGCAAATGGTAAGAATCCAGACTAGGGCCTCCTAACACCAAAGAGGTAGGATTCAAAGTGTCTGATTTAATATTCATGAAGTGCAGGGCTTTGGTGGTTGAATGCTTGTTTACTGAGATGTGTCTTTTGTCCTTGGGAGCAGGTTTTGATATTCCACCAAGTAACTGTATTTACATATacttgcaggtttttttttttttttttgcctctgcaTGATGGAACACGCGTATATCTCGCCCCAACATGGCGCCGCGCGGTGCTGCGCCGTGATTGACACACCACTTCAGCGTGCTCGCTCGCTCCCCTGTGAAGTATTAAAAGCCTCAGTGAGATTCTGACAGAGCTAATGAGTGTTTCTGATTATGGAGCGTCGGTGCGGAGGAGTTGCTCAAGTTGTGGCAAGTCCAGAGGAAAGTGTAGTCTGCACGCTGGCACCCACAGGGGACCGAGGTGGCAGACAACCCAGGGCGAGACCAGACAGAACACAACTGTCAAACACGAGCACAGGTGTTGTTCATTAATAATCACCTCCCGTCAACACAACTGCACGTCCTTAAAAAGGCAGACGAGAAAAAAATGCATAGCAGCCTCCAACAAACGGTTAAACTGGAGCACCTGCTTTGTTCCTGTGTTATCAAAAGGTATGGCCATTTCAAGCCAGTCGCCCTGCAGCTCGGTGTCAGTCGTGCACCTGCACGCAACAATGTGCGAGGCAATCTCAAAGTGAAATCACAAAGGGGGCGACAGCTCCAGATGGATGTCTCGCAGCTTTTCTGGCTCTTGCTATATATAAAAACTCTGAGATGTATGTcacctttttttcaaaaaaaaaaaagtgaaacaaactCCTACAAGGTCGCCGGCGCTGCATGCGGATCAGCTAATTACTAAGGCTGAAAGAAACgcttgtgagaagaaaaaaaaaacatctccccGGTGGGTACtttaagaaaagaaagcagctggTCAGAATGTGCTCTGGAGAAAACATCAGCTATTGGAGAGAGTGGTCGGGGGAGACTCTTCTCTTAAGTGCTTTTCTCAGAGCAGTGTTCCTCTCTGTTATTCGCTCCCACGCTTTCTCTTCTCTTGTATGggcggcacacacacacacacacacacacacatatccttCCCTTTCATCCCCCAGGGGTGAAACAAACGCATGCATTATGACTCAAATCAAGCTTAATTTATTTCACATGCTCTAATTTAATGTCTTCATGTTGATATGCATTGAGCAGAAATAGccggattgtttttttttttctaattattttcttctccccccccccccccccctgcattTCCTTCGGAACATGCACACCACATAGAGGCTTTTTGGTTCTTACATTTCTCACACAACTTGGCTTCTGAACAACTCACTGCCTCGTCAGGCCAAGTGAGAACACATGCACagctgctgccctctgctgacAGAACTGTGAACTACAAACAGGCTCCTTTAGGGAATCCTGATGTAAATAAAATCATGACTATTCAGGATTGTGTCAGGATGTTTCCGGTAACTACAAAGCTCCAAAAGAAACTGAAGGAAGTCTGACAAATGACCTCAAGTGACATAGCTTAGTCACTGCTAGTCTACCACAATGGAGACTCTGCGTTGTCAGCGGTTTGAGTGGTGGGCAATGCAGGCAGCAGGTTTaaacaaaagagaggaagatgtgaaataaaaataaatcactggtTCCTCTGCGACTCTGAATCCTCTCATGAGTCTGATAGTGTCGAAGCAGAGCAAATAATTTGTGCAGGAAACGTAGGATACTTTATGCATACTGAACTGATTTCAGGAGAactatttattcacatttaataATCTAGACATAATCACAATATACTTAAAAGGCGCATTACATGGAtttattttgggggattttaatttttagaaaataacccgatgatttttttctcacttcacCAGCAGCCTGTGATACAAACTTGAGACGTGGAGTGGAAATACATGGACGCCTGGCAGGTTGAGTTGCATTATGGAAAAGGTAGGATCCTGTGTCAAATATCTGATGCCCCTTTAAATACGTTAATAACAAACCTGAAAGagaagtttaaaaatgtatagATCACGTCTGTAAAAGTATATTTAGATGCAATTCAATACAGCTTAATGAGTTCTCAAAATTACATTGTCATGTGCACTTAAATGTAGTCAAGTCATTATATAATGTCTGTAAATTAAAtggattaaatgaaaatgtcgTTGTGGAATTAAACCAGTTTTTAAGGGTGCAGAGTTCTTAAAACGAGAgatataattttatttttctacttcaGTGCTTTGTTTGACAGCTGGGCTCTTGAAAAGttcacctgaccctctccttaCTATGTCCTCTCACTGATGCCCTAACGCCTTAATTTAAGGAGTGCCTTATGGCTTGACGGTGCTGAGTGATTCGTCGCTGCCAGCACTTCCAAGGGCTCCAAGGGGTGAGAGTCATGTCGTCCGAACCACATGAATCGTTCTCCTCTCTGTGCCAACGCTGCCTCTGCGGACTTCTGCTGGTGGTTGCGTGGGAACCGTCTGTTGCTGGTTGGAGCATCAACGGCTCGCCTCTCCATAAAATCAATCTGGGAGACCGAGATGTTCCTCCTGGTCTCCTCAAGGCCGTTGTCAGCTCCGTCATGGCAGAAGCAGAAGTTGGTGTTGAGCTGGCTGCGGTCATCAGGACACTTCCTGCGTCCCACACCCTGAAAAGTAATGAGGAGTGTGGTTACTTAAGGAGCAAAGTGCTGATGGATCTGAACATTTCATAATGTGCTGGATTTCTCTTAATACTCACATGAGTGAAGAGAGAGATGCTGTCTTTCAAGGAATGCTTGTTGTCATGTTCTGATAATGGAAAGTCTCTGGATTCCTGGAGAGACACAAAGAAACTCACACTATGAGGACGGTGTGTAGTCTAATACAACTGAACACAGTAGGAAGTGATCACATGAAGGCCGTTTCTTTCTTTGCAGGAGTGCTTTGATAAGAAGTGCCTTGGCCATTGAGTGTACTGTGTAATAAAAGAACCAATGCCAAACACTATAATCTACTATTAATACACACCTGCTGACTTTTCCATTTAGGATAGCGCTCGAAGTTGAACGCCTGCCGTGGCGCTGATTTAACCTGAGTCAGCATGATCCCGGTGCTTGTACAAGTCTCACGATTCCTCGTTTCATTTTCTGGTGAAACTGGATGAGCAAACTGagaggaaaatgaaagaaaagccAATCAGACGGCTAGGTTTGAATATTATGATCCGTAATGATCCGATTATGTGATGGAATTACTAAATTCTTACCCATTTGCCATCATTTCTCATTGGAGAAAATTGCCTCTTTCCACCTTTTACCATTTTTGAAGCAGTTTGAGATGTCGAGTCCTCTGAGAGGtttcaccaacacacacacgcacaagtcCAACTTAACTACCGAACTAATTCAAACACTGGTGACCGTGGAAACATgcagcaaacaaacaagttGAAATTTGATCTTAGCTCACTGTGGAGATGTGAAGCTagaattctgacagtgaaaGTTAGAAATGGTTATGATTTaaatcaaagaaaagaaaaaacattaaaaaaaaaaatgttttggcaaatataaaataacttttttttttttttaaataaacactgTGAGATCTTCCTGCCTTTACTTTTTAACAGGGACAAACTATCCGGACAGTATTTGTGCAAGAGCTCTGAAATTCATCTGAGGTAAGATTGTTGTAGTAAGATAACGTTAAATTGAGGTCAAATGTTTGAGAATTAATTCAATCTGGGAAAGTTTCTCTCATAAATGACAGTGTGAGAAAATAGCACATAAAtaactttatttcttttaacacacaCTTCTAAACAATAACAGCTAACAAATCATGATGCCCATCATCAATACATGCTAACAggtaaatgtaccatttatcaATGATGGTTACTATGAAGTGTGAATAacacaatcattttttttccttccatcaTAATAAGACATTTGACTTTTTCATAgacaattttaaaatgtttttaaaaagctagCTGTTAGGGTTATTGAATTCTTGACATATACACATTAAACCAACAGtgtgtagaaattggcattttgtgcagttTGCTTCCCCACCACACTCTCTGAGTGCGGCACCACTGTGGTAAATGCAAATCCAAACAAACAGAACttattacatcataacaatatcatgtgttgaaaactggttcgttgaagtaaacatgtaagGCTGTGATCCTAGACTCTCACTGaagaagttacatagtgcagaaacacgtgatagagactccattcaccctgttacaagacccAAGTTATTCCAAAAGGTGTTATTTTAGGTTTAAAAcgttacataatgttgtttaAATCAGGCACTCTaatgaagtaaaaaacaaacaaacaatatatttagACAATCTGGTATTTCAggcaaataaaagaaaaagctacACGTGACACAGAAACCATTTCTCCCAACACTTCCAGTTGTAAGCGGTCTCTTCTTGTCCATTGTTCTGAGGTCACATGTGGGCCGAGAGTTAATCCTGCTGCTGCCTATGAGTGATGTGTTCAGGATCCCGTGGGAATATTAGACTGTTGCCGCAGCTGAGACACGGTTGTGGTCTCAGGTTCCCCGCTGTATCTCTGAGgttttattgatccctgaggaCAACACGAGCATGATGAATAGGTTAAAGAACATGTTTTAGGTTACAGAGGTTATCATTCAGTCCTTCTACACAGAATTGATTTTTAGGGTCCTGACGAAAGCAGTAGCTAAGGAATTTAGAAATACTGTAGTCACAAGTTTAGTGGAGCCTCATCCAAACTGCCTTCATTAGTGTCATTAGTGCTTTCTTGATCTCTTCATCAATTCACCAATCAGAGGCTCTCTTCGCTCTGACCTCATCACCATGTTTCGATCAAGGCTCTTGGTGCCTACTAAGTGTGTGCAGAATTGAAGTTAGTTAGCCGTTTGTTTGCATCCACTGATTACGCACCAGTATGTTGAAGAGAAGGtggacttttattctgaagaaGAACCCGTCGCCATGGGAACATCTTTACCCCTTTCCTTCCGGAGGTGCTTCTTCAGCTGCATGGCCAAACGTTGCCACCTGGTGAAAAAGCAGTAATCAACGACACCTCGCAAATCTTCAAAAATGCAGTCAAATTGTCTTTTTCAGGTTTTAAGTAGTACAGGATTCGTACTTTAACTTCTCTCACCTTTCCTGCGTGTCGTTGTACTTGTTCAACCGGTCCGCCTCCTCGCtcttctcctccatccatcGTTGAAGGagttcttctttctctctcaaagCTTCTGCCGACGCCTCCTTCAGTCCGTTCTGCTCGGCACGCAGCGCTGCCAACTCTTTGGACTGACACTCTACTGTGTACTCAAACTCTGAGAGTGTTGCCTTCAGCCTGTTGCTCCCTTTAGCCAGAGTAAGTGCCTCTTGACGGTAGTGGGACACCCTGAAACAGCCAAGTAATGAAAGGGTGATTCAGGGGCTTTGATCGGCTCGGGGTATTGTTACTTCTAACACCTTTACATGTTGGATTTTGGGTCACAAGTGGCGTGAACTGGATTTATGCTTCTTCATCAAGGCCTTTCAGTAGATGCCACAAGCACAGCAGCTGATTTGTGGCCCTGCGTTGATTAATTGTCATATGCATGCAGCTGAGGTGGAGGAAGAACTCAGATGTCGTACTTGAGCAAAAGAAGCTCTACCAGAGTATAGAAATACATTGGTACAAGTTAAAGTCATGCATTCAATTAATGTGTTGGCATCAAAATAAACTTGAGttaccaaaagtaaaagtactcgtTAAACAGAATAATGTTTATTTGGTGATCATTATTGTGAcgcattaaaggggcactacatagttttggagaaggaatCCAAACTCTGAATTTCAGCATTCACAAGATTAAAGAGGTAATAAACAAACTCAGAACTTGCTGATCTCAAAAGATTATACTCAGTTTTGTTAAGTATGGAGGAAGTTAGTGTACTCTGATAGTTGTGGTACTGACTTACCGGGACTGCCAGTACTGCAGTTCAGCCTCCTTCAGATAGAGGACGGTGGTCAGGTCAGAGACGGTCTGAGACAGCTGAGGAGACAAAAAGCAAAAGGATGAATTGATTGAATTGTGTGTAATGCAGGATCTcaaggggtcaaaggtcatcaccttcacaataaaagaagaCGGCTGAAGTTTATTTATCTTGCTGTGACTTTACAAAGTAAAAGGCACATCTAGTtctgttttctgattttctgCTGTTTCAATTCTGAAAGCTTGTCTTATAACAGACTGATGCTGTGGTGTTTATCATTGGATTTCTCCTCAGTTAACGCACCTTCTCTGCCAGGTGTTCACTCTCCCTCAGCTGGAGCTGAAGGAGTCTGGTGTTTTTACTAACTTCAACTCCACCTCGTTCTAATctaggaataaaaaaaacaaaaaacgtgtacacatttttaaaaacaaaacaaaaatgttaagCTTTCGTGCATCCAGATCGAGATGAAGGTCCACATGTGGAGTAAAGACAAATTCTCACCTCTTTGTCTGAACATCATCCAGAAACTGTTCGCGAACTTCAAGACGCTCCTCGAGCTGAGACACTGAAGGAAAACAGCCAGAAGTATTTGGCTAAAGAGAGTGTGAACATCTTCATTAAAAACTctgaaataagaaaacaacGCTCACAGCTGGAGAAGACGCCGAAGTACGGCACTTTCTCTGTCAGGTCTCTCTGCTGAAGTCGATCGCGGACGTGATTCTTCCAGCTCCCCATTGTTGTAAACTGCTGTTTGTCTCCAGTAAATGTCCTAAAGCGGTGcgtttgctgtgttttctgttccctCTTGTTGTTTTAGAAGTGGTTGTCTGTCGCACCGCTGCCATCAGCGCTGAAGTGAACTGC includes:
- the tex36 gene encoding testis-expressed protein 36 — translated: MVKGGKRQFSPMRNDGKWFAHPVSPENETRNRETCTSTGIMLTQVKSAPRQAFNFERYPKWKSQQESRDFPLSEHDNKHSLKDSISLFTHGVGRRKCPDDRSQLNTNFCFCHDGADNGLEETRRNISVSQIDFMERRAVDAPTSNRRFPRNHQQKSAEAALAQRGERFMWFGRHDSHPLEPLEVLAATNHSAPSSHKALLKLRR
- the LOC115597108 gene encoding autophagy-related protein 16-1 — encoded protein: MGSWKNHVRDRLQQRDLTEKVPYFGVFSSLSQLEERLEVREQFLDDVQTKRLERGGVEVSKNTRLLQLQLRESEHLAEKLSQTVSDLTTVLYLKEAELQYWQSRVSHYRQEALTLAKGSNRLKATLSEFEYTVECQSKELAALRAEQNGLKEASAEALREKEELLQRWMEEKSEEADRLNKYNDTQERWQRLAMQLKKHLRKERGKDVPMATGSSSE